In Alicyclobacillus macrosporangiidus CPP55, a single window of DNA contains:
- the ytaF gene encoding sporulation membrane protein YtaF translates to MNFRQVLLVLGFSVSSSLDNFGVGISYGVNQIRIGAAANLLIAVIAFTFSMTGVAFGTYLTRVMPGALSTIVGALLVLFIGLRIVLLAMSQRRQHGRGRREDAGTTPPGLRPSTQHAETVPSARGGISRYLTHPEQADKDRSGEISLWEAAGLGIALSANALTNGLGAGMMHVPALAISILAAVFSYLAIWSGVQLGAQLAAVRIGRWSVGEFSTILSGLILLVIAAHMLFSIA, encoded by the coding sequence ATGAATTTTCGTCAAGTGCTTCTGGTTCTGGGGTTTTCCGTGTCGTCGAGCCTCGACAATTTCGGGGTGGGCATCTCCTACGGGGTCAACCAGATCCGCATCGGTGCAGCCGCGAACCTGCTCATCGCCGTCATCGCCTTCACCTTCAGCATGACCGGTGTCGCTTTCGGCACGTACCTGACGCGTGTCATGCCCGGCGCCCTGTCCACCATCGTCGGCGCCCTCTTGGTGCTGTTCATCGGCTTGCGCATCGTGCTGTTGGCCATGTCTCAGCGGCGCCAGCACGGTCGCGGACGACGCGAAGACGCGGGCACAACGCCACCCGGCCTCCGACCGTCGACGCAACACGCAGAGACCGTGCCATCCGCGCGCGGCGGGATCTCCCGTTACTTGACGCACCCAGAGCAGGCCGACAAGGACCGGTCCGGAGAGATCAGCCTGTGGGAAGCCGCCGGTTTGGGGATCGCCTTGTCGGCCAACGCGCTCACCAACGGCCTGGGGGCCGGCATGATGCACGTGCCCGCCCTGGCCATCTCCATCCTGGCCGCCGTGTTCAGCTATCTGGCCATCTGGTCCGGCGTCCAGCTCGGAGCACAACTCGCCGCCGTCCGCATCGGACGTTGGAGCGTCGGGGAGTTCAGCACCATCCTCAGTGGACTCATTCTCCTGGTGATTGCGGCGCACATGTTATTTTCCATCGCATGA
- a CDS encoding substrate-binding periplasmic protein, whose translation MKRTTRWGVSLCVLALMAVAGCGTSTAPASNAGGTSTGNTAAGNATGSTGAGSDNQDKTTAIGINAMVDPNAQPGDGKIVVGVDNTYPPMEYMDPKDPTKLVGFDVDLGDALGQVLHKQVIWKPTAWDGIQTGLLSKKYDVIISSMNDTPDRRQKIDFIDYMNFGQAIVVKKGKQGNIQTINDLKGKNVGVEISTTSEDALKKEGGVNIKEYNSFPDAFQDLANDRLDAAVVDEVVARYYINLQPDKYQMAGQPFQSEPVGIGIRKDETQLEKDLKDALDKIKADGTYDKIYTYWFGKQ comes from the coding sequence ATGAAGCGAACTACACGCTGGGGGGTCTCTTTGTGTGTGCTTGCGCTGATGGCGGTGGCCGGGTGCGGGACGAGCACGGCGCCGGCGAGCAATGCGGGCGGCACCAGCACGGGCAACACGGCCGCGGGAAATGCGACCGGCAGCACGGGGGCGGGGAGCGACAACCAGGATAAGACGACCGCTATCGGGATCAATGCGATGGTCGATCCGAACGCTCAACCGGGCGACGGCAAGATTGTCGTCGGGGTGGACAACACGTACCCGCCAATGGAGTACATGGACCCGAAGGATCCGACGAAGCTGGTCGGCTTTGATGTCGATCTCGGTGACGCACTGGGACAAGTCCTCCACAAGCAGGTCATCTGGAAGCCCACGGCCTGGGACGGCATCCAGACGGGCCTTCTCAGCAAGAAGTACGACGTCATCATCTCCTCCATGAACGACACACCGGATCGCCGGCAGAAGATTGACTTCATCGACTACATGAACTTCGGACAAGCCATCGTGGTCAAAAAGGGCAAGCAGGGCAACATTCAAACCATCAACGACCTCAAGGGCAAGAACGTCGGGGTGGAGATCTCGACGACCAGCGAGGACGCCCTGAAGAAAGAGGGCGGCGTGAACATCAAGGAGTACAACTCGTTCCCGGACGCGTTCCAGGATTTGGCCAATGATCGCCTGGATGCGGCGGTGGTGGACGAGGTGGTCGCGCGCTACTACATCAACCTCCAACCGGATAAGTATCAGATGGCGGGGCAGCCGTTTCAGTCCGAGCCGGTGGGCATCGGCATCCGCAAGGACGAGACCCAGCTGGAGAAGGACCTGAAGGACGCTCTCGACAAGATTAAGGCGGACGGCACCTACGACAAGATTTACACCTATTGGTTCGGGAAACAGTAA